In the genome of Planctomyces sp. SH-PL62, the window GGGGGGCGTGGTGCGATGTCCAGCGAGGGGAGTGGCGTTAATGCGCGCCCGACCCGGCCTCAAAGTCGCAATCCTTTGCCGTAGCGTCCCTGCATCGAGGCAATGCTCAAAATAGGGCTTCCCCTCCCCGAGTTCAAGCCGACTTTCCGCAACCCGGAGATTCCGCAGATCGTGCATGCCCGGAGCGGCCCGTCTGGCCTGGCCGCTCGACGCCGACGATTCCCATCCCGGGTCGATCTGCGGTTGGATTTTCCTTGCCGTGCGAACCGCGTCGACGCCAGAGTGAGTCGGAACCCCCGGGAACCGCCCATCGGCCGGATCGAGCCCTCGATCGAAGGCGTTCGTCCAGCCGGATCGCCGAGGAGGTCGGTTCGGCGAGCGAACTCGCCCCGACCGGACGATCGATCAACCTGGAGAGCGGGGCTCGATGAGCACATATCGATTCTTCCTTCTGGCCGTCGTCGCAACGCCTCTCGCGGCCCAGGCTTCAGAGCGGACCTATGAAGGAAGACCGATCTACGCCTGGATCCTGGATATCGGAAGCGAGGACTTCGATATCCAGGATCGGGCGTCGATGACGCTTCGCCGCGTTGGGCCGGAGGCCGCCGCATCGCTCCCGGAGATCGTGGCCCTGCTCGACGACCAATCAGGGCCCGTGCGCGCGGCGGCGGCCGAGGTCCTCGGTCGCATGGGACCGGCGGCGAAGGCGGCGGCCCCCCCGCTCATCAAGGCGCTGAGATCCGTCCGGATCGACCGTCGGAACGTCGGCTTTGAGCGTCTCGAGGATCCGCTCTTCGTCTTCAGGGTCGTTCGGAGTCTCGGCCGAATCGGTCCCGAGGCCGCTGGAACGACGGCCGCCCTGATCGACGCAATCGGTCCCCTCAAGTCCGATCAGGAGATCCTCAAGGAGGTCTTCTTCGCCATCGCGAAGCTCGAACCGGAGCCCCTGCCGATCCTGATCGCGAAGGGCCTCAAGCATGAGGACCTCATGGTCAAGGCGGCCTGCCTGGAATTCCTGGGCTGGCTTGGGGAAGAGGCGGCGCCCGCCCTGCCGTCGCTCTTGGAACTCTATCAAGAACAGGGCGAGTTCGCCGAGGCGTTGAGAATCAGCCTGGGCGAGGCTCTGGGCTCGATCGGTCCCGCAGCCAAGGCCGCCCTCCCCTTGCTGGCCAGGGAAGGGGACGTCGCCGCCCTGCTTCGGATCGCCCCCGAGGACCCGCTCACGCTCCAGACGGTCCGCGAAAGACTAGAATCCAGGGATGAGCAGCTTCGCCTACCCGCGGCGCTCGCCCTCGCCCGATTCGACCCGATGTCGCAGAGCGCCCTGTCGATCCTGGGGGAACGGTTCCCGGTCATGGCCGCTCCCCCCGCCGACCGAGCCTTGATGGATCTCACGAGCCTGCCGCCGATCCTGGCCGAGATCGACCGCGATGGACGAGTCGCGATCCCCGCCCTGGTGAACGCGCTACGGAGCAACGACGGGAATACGCGCGCGGAGGCGATCGTGGCCCTCGGTTCGTTCGGTCCACGCGGGAAGGAGGTCGTGCCGACCCTCGTCGCGCTCCTGAAAGACGAAGCCGAGTACATCCGTCGGGACGCCGCCTGGGCCCTGGGGTCGATCGGCCCCGACGCGAGAGCCGCAATCCCCGACCTGATCGCCGCGACGAAGGACGAAGGCTCGGACGTCCGCAAGATGGCCTGTAAATCCCTGGCGAAGATTGATCGCGACGGTGAAACCTCGCTGCCCGCGCTTCGCAGGGCGATGCAAGACGAGAATCCGTGGGTCCGGGACGATGCAACCTTCGTGATCGGCTCTCTGGGAGAGAAGGCGAGGCCCGCCGCGCCGGAGCTACGAGCGATGATGAAAGAGCACAAGTCCGTCGCCGCGGCCTATTCGCTCTGCCGGATCGGCGAAAACGTCCCCGAAGACCTCGAGACGTTGATCGGATTCATCCCTCGACACGACTCGGCGGAGCAAAGCCTGCTGGCGCCCGTGGTGTTGGCCCGCCTCGGCCCACAGGCGCAGGCAGCGACCCCGGCGCTCATCAAGGAGTTGGAGAGTCATAGGTCGCCCGAGGAACTGTTGTGGGACGAGTCCTCGGTCATGGCTCTGGGCCGGATCGGTCCTCAGGCGAAGGCCGCGGTTCCGATCTTGAAGGCGCGAATGCAAGACCAGGACGGCCCCCTCCGCGACTGGTGCGCGATCGCACTGAGCCGCATCGACCCGGACGCCGAGAACGCCTTTCCGACACCCGACGCCCTGCTCGATCGGGAAGCCCGCCATCGCCGCCGGATCGCGCGACTCGAGGCGACTCAGTACACCCTCATCGCGGCGCTCGGCGGCATCCATGACGTGCCGGAAGGAGGGCGCGAGAGCGTGCTCCTGATGCTGGGGAACCTCGGCCCGCAATCGAACCAGTACCCGACGTTCCCCATGTACGTCGGCTGTCGCGTGGACGAAGCCTTGGTCCTCGCCGTGACTTGCTGGGCCGCCGCGCGGACGAACCCCGGGACGGGGGCCTCGGTTCCGCTCCTCATCGAAACCCTGAAGCACGAGGACGCCTTCGTCAGGACGACGGCCGCGTATGCGCTCGGCGGCCTGGGGACCTCGGCCAAGGCGGCAGCCCCGGCGCTTCGGAACGCCCAGGCCGACCCGGAACGGAGCGTCCGGGATTGGTCCAAACGAGCCCTGGAGCGAATCACGCCTTGACCTGGATCCGCGCGTTCAGGAATCCGGGTCGGCGTCGTCGGCGCTCGCCGTCGCGCTCGCGTCGGGCTCGAGACTGCGATCGGCCGAGGGATCGTCCAGCATCGGCGAGCGCATCCGGTTCGACTTCTCCTTGAGAGGTCCCCGCCTGAAGAAGGCCCCGATGAAGCCGGCCGCTCGCGCCCGGGTGGACGGGCTCTCGGTCCGCTCGCCGTAATCCTTGCCGTAGGGCGAGGCGTCCTCGATCACCTTGTTGAACTCGGCCGCGACCAGCAGCTCCACCGCACAGAGCCAGATCCAGCTCATCAGGACGATCACGCCCGCCAGGGAACCGTAGGTCGCGCTATAGTCGCCCCAACGCTGGACGTAGTAGCGGAACAGGTAACTCACCGAAACCAACAGGATCGATCCCAGCAGGCTGCCGGGCGTGATCCACTCCCAGCGCTGGTCCGCGTCCGGCGCGAAGTACATGGCGGCTGCGAAGCTGATGAGGATGAGGCCGAACACCGTCAGGGCGTGGGCGAGCGTCAGGAGGTACGCGGAAGCCCCCTCCAGTCGCAGGAAGCCCAGGATCTGGGGCCAGAGAAGGGTGCTGGCCAGGACGAGGATCAAGAGGATCGCCTCCAGCACCGCCATAAACAGGGCGATCAGCCGCTGTTTCCAGTAAGGCCGCCGCTCCGTCACGCGCATGATCCGGTTGACCGCGTCCATGACCGAGACGAACAGGCTGGAGTTCAGCCACAGCAAGGCGAACGTCCCGAACGAGATCAGACCACCGCTGGGACGGCTGCGCATGCTCTCGAGTTCGCCGACCAGGAGCTTCGTGGCCTCGGGCGGGAAGATCCCCTCCAGCAGCGTCGTCGGATCGACCTGCTTGTCGCGAGAAATCCAGGGAAGCACCTCGGCTGCGAGCATCACCACGAGGCCGAGGAACGGGACGAGGGACGCGATGGCGTAGAAGGTGATCGCCGCCGCCCGCGTCATCAACTCGTCTTCGTTGAGCTTCGTCCAGGTCCGTCGCAGCGCTTCCTTCAGCGACAAGCCGCCGAGGTCCATCGCGGAACGGAACCTTCGCTTCGATGCGTCCATCGTCGATCGCCTCGCCGTCTCGCGTTCACCTAGCCACGTCGCACGGTCAATGCAAACGGGGTGCCCGAACCGGCCGTCAGCGGCGAATCGTCCGCGACGGCGCCAGTGACATGAACGCGTTGCGGTGCTGGTCATCGGGGAACCAGTAGCTCCGCCCGGCCATCGTCAGGCTGTAGCGGGGATCACCCGGAACGAGGACGCCCGCCTCGGCCAGACAGTGCGGGCAATTCCCCTGCTCCTCGACGCCGACCGTCGCATATCGATCCGGATCCCCGACGAATCGGAGCCGGTCCTGCTTCGAGGCGCAAAGGTAGAGGCGTCCCTTGTAGAGGGCCCCGAACCGGGGATCGCCGGGGGCCTCCTTCCCCTGGTCGAGTTGCTCGACGGGGCATCGTCCGTTATTGGCCGGGACGTAGCGATCGGGGTCCCGGCGGAAGAGGTTGAAGGTCACGAGATTGGCGAACTTGTAGACGCGTCCCTGATGCGCCACGGCGTATTCCGCCTGCCCCTCGACGAGGCGCTTCTCGGCGACCAGGCTCACCGGGCAATAGCCCGAGAGTTCCACGTGTTCCTCGATCTTCGAGGGCTTCTCAACCTTCGCGATCTGAATTTGGGAAGGCTCGGGAGGACCGACGAACTCCCGCGCGAGTCGGGGGGCGTCGGCCAGATCCTCCACGTTGTGGCGAGGGGCCCGGCTCGCGACGGCGCGGCCGAGGAGGCCGTCGAGGTCCTCGGGGCCGAGATAGCCCTGATGGACGCCCAGCACGTTGCGCGAGGGATCGACGAGGACCGTGGCCGGGAGGCCCGTCAGGCCGAAGCTCAGCGCCAGGTCTTCCTGGACGTCCGCCCGGAGCTTGACCGCGACGAAGTCCGACCGCGACCGTGCCACGACGGCGGGGGCCGGGAAGCTGTCCTGCTCCATGCGGAGGCAGTTGGGGCACCAGGGGCCCGTGAACTGGATCCAGAGCAGGCGATCGGACGTGCGGGCTTCCTCAAGCGCCTGACCGTAATCGGAACGCCAGGCAAGTCCGTCGTCGGGCGGCGCGTCATCGCCGAGGGAAGTGGGGATCGGGGCCGTCCACGCCAGGGCGAGCAGGGCGCCCAGACGCACGAGGCGCAGGGGGGATCGGTGGGGAGGCATCGGATCTCCTCGTCGACAGTCGAATCGCGAAGATGTCGTGATTGAGTGAACGCCCGGGAACCGGACGCACTCCATCCGTGGAGATACCGCTCTGCTAAGTCGAGAGGCGCCATGCCATTGGCGACGGACCCGGATGCTCTCCAGGTCCAGGGTCGTTTATCGGCGCGACGGCTCCACGCCTGGAGCGAATTCGGGACGACGATCGGGCCGGAAACGAACTCGGCCTGCACGATGGTTGCAGGCCGAGGGATGCGCGAAATCGGCGCATTCGCGCGGGGGGAAACGAACAGGGGGCGGGGCTCAGACTCCCCTTCGAGACCTGCGAAGGCTGACCGGGGGCTGGAGGACTTCGGCGATCAGGGCCATCTCGCGCAGCCGGGGTTGGTCGGCGATCATCCGACTTAGTTCCTGGGCGGTCAGGGAGGGAGGGACGACGTTCGACGCGACGGTGGCGGCGGCCGACGAGGCGTTCCGAAGCGAAGTGTCGCCAAGGGCCGTGAGTTTCGACGTGAGCGGGGAAAGGTCCATCGGCTTGCCCCGATTCAGGGCCATCGACTGACCGACCTGCTCAGAGAGCACGCGCTGCGTGGCAGGATCCTCGCCGAGCGGACGCTCCCCTCTCGGCTCCTGACGGCGGCTTCGGGACGGCTTGCGCGCGGCCGCGGGGCGAGGGCTCGATCGGGGTCCGGAAACCGGCGCGGACCCGATTTGCATGCGACTGACGGGATCGATGAACACGAGCTCGTCGTCGATGACGTAGACGTCGGCCGCAGGCTGCCCATCGGCGGCCGCCTGGCGTCCGATCCGACGCGGGGGCGTCGGCGCGGAAGAGGGCGACGGCCTGGGGACGCGATCGGGCGTCCACGCCCCGCCCTCCTCCGAGCCGAGATCCGCCGTCGATCGTCTCGACGCCGAGGGCGCAGGCGACTCGCCGTCCCGGATCCCGGCGGTCTCCTCGCGACGGGCCGCGGGCCCCAGGGCGTTGGGCCCCGGTCGACCTCCCGGTCGGGCCGGTCGCTGCGGCAGCGGCTGGCCCTCCCGGTTCAGGAGCGAGGTCAACGCCCAGATTGCCAGGAAGATCAGGGGCACGATGAACTGAGAGATGGCTTCGAGCCTACCCATCGGCTGCAACTCCTGCGATCACGAGGGGCGGGGGCGGGGGCGGGCGACGCGACGACGGCTCACGGGGTCGAGACCACGGGCTGTCGCACGTTGCTCCCGGTGCCGGCGATGGCCGAACGCATCTCGGTGTCGGCCTGGACGTTCCTCAGGTTGTAGTAGTCCCCCACGCCGAGGTGGCCCTGGCGGAACGCCTCGGCGATCGCCAGCGGGACCTCGGCCTCGGCCTCGACGACCTTGGCGCGGTTCTCCTGCACGGCCGCCTGCATCTCCTGCTCCTTGGCGACCGCGAACGCTCGCCGTTCCTCGGCCTTGGCGCGGGCGACGCGGGTGTCGGCCTCGGCCTGGAGGGCCTGGAGGTTGGCGCCGATGTTGTCGCCGACGTCGATGTCGGCGATGTCGATCGAGAGGATCTCGTAGGCCGTCCCGGCGTCCAGCCCCTTCTCCAGCACCCGCTTGGAGATCGAGTCGGGCTTGCCGAGCACCTGGAGGTGGGTCTCGGCCGAGCCGATGGCGTTGACGATGCCTTCGCCGACGCGGGCGATGATGGTCTCGTCGGTCGCCCCGCCCACCAGGCGGTCGAGATTCGTCCGCACCGTCACCTTGGCCTTCACCTTCAACTGGATGCCGTTGCGGGCGACGCCGTCGATCGTGCTCCGCCCCTGGCTCGGGTCCGGGCAGGGGATGACCTTCGGATTGACGCTCGTCTGCACGGCTTCCAGCACGTTCCGGCCCGCCAGGTCGATGGCCGTCGCCTGCTTGTAAGAGAGCGGGATATCGGCGCGGTTGGCGGCGATCAGGGCGCGGACCACGTTCGGGACGTTCCCCCCCGCGAGATAGTGCGACTCCAACGCCCGCGTGGTGAGGCCGTCCTTCTCGGTCAGTCCGGCCTGATAGGCCATGATCTTGGACCGGACGATGATGTTCGGGTTCACCTTGCGGAAGGACATCCCGACCAGGTCGACGATGCTGACGTTCGCCTGGGTGAGGAACGCCTGGATCCAGAGGTTGAAATACTTGGTGATGAAGATACCGCCGAGAAGTGCGATCACGCCGAGCGTGACGACCCCCAGCCAGAACAGGGTCGTGACGGGCATCGCGGGCGGATTCGCCTGAGCGAGAATCATGGCGGTCATGGAAGATCCTCGTGGGTTGTTGGTCAGTCGCTGTCGTCGAACGGGCCTAGGCCTCGGCGCCGAGATCGACGTGAGGCGGGGTGGGTTCCTCACGCCGAGAAGTCGGCTCTTCCCTCGCGGGGACGTCGATCGGCCGGACGACGACCTGGCCGGAGCGGACGCGGACGACGCGCACCCGCACCCCCTCGGCGATGAGACCGGCCTCAGCCATCCCATCATACCGTCGACCACGAAGCTCGACATGGCCGCAGGGGCGCAACGGTGTGAGCGACCGGCCGTCGGTCCCCACCAGGTCATGGATCCGGCGGTCCGTGTGCGAGACGTCGATCTCCTCAGGCTCCGGGGGGACGAGCGCGAACCGACGACCTAAAGGCGAACGCGACCACAGCCGGAACGCCAGCACCGCCGTCGTCGGCACCGCGACGAAGTCGACGGCCGCGAAGATCATCCCGAGGCGTCGCGAGGACTGGAACGCGTTCCAGAGCCCGAGGCCCAGGCAGACGATCGCGCTGAGGCCGATGAAGCCGCCCGACGGGATGAAAAGCTCCAGAACCAGGAGCATCAAGCCCATCGCCAGGAAGACGATCGGCCAGAACGCGTCATCCACGATCCGCCCCCCTCGAGCCCTCGTCAGTCCCGCAACCCCCCGCATCGGGACGCCCGCGAGATCCGGCCGATTGTTTCACATCGTCATTGTACGCGATCCGGACGCCCGCCGCCAAAGGATCCGGCGGCCGCCGATTTCCACGATGAGAATCGCCCGAAATCCCGCCG includes:
- a CDS encoding HEAT repeat domain-containing protein, yielding MSTYRFFLLAVVATPLAAQASERTYEGRPIYAWILDIGSEDFDIQDRASMTLRRVGPEAAASLPEIVALLDDQSGPVRAAAAEVLGRMGPAAKAAAPPLIKALRSVRIDRRNVGFERLEDPLFVFRVVRSLGRIGPEAAGTTAALIDAIGPLKSDQEILKEVFFAIAKLEPEPLPILIAKGLKHEDLMVKAACLEFLGWLGEEAAPALPSLLELYQEQGEFAEALRISLGEALGSIGPAAKAALPLLAREGDVAALLRIAPEDPLTLQTVRERLESRDEQLRLPAALALARFDPMSQSALSILGERFPVMAAPPADRALMDLTSLPPILAEIDRDGRVAIPALVNALRSNDGNTRAEAIVALGSFGPRGKEVVPTLVALLKDEAEYIRRDAAWALGSIGPDARAAIPDLIAATKDEGSDVRKMACKSLAKIDRDGETSLPALRRAMQDENPWVRDDATFVIGSLGEKARPAAPELRAMMKEHKSVAAAYSLCRIGENVPEDLETLIGFIPRHDSAEQSLLAPVVLARLGPQAQAATPALIKELESHRSPEELLWDESSVMALGRIGPQAKAAVPILKARMQDQDGPLRDWCAIALSRIDPDAENAFPTPDALLDREARHRRRIARLEATQYTLIAALGGIHDVPEGGRESVLLMLGNLGPQSNQYPTFPMYVGCRVDEALVLAVTCWAAARTNPGTGASVPLLIETLKHEDAFVRTTAAYALGGLGTSAKAAAPALRNAQADPERSVRDWSKRALERITP
- a CDS encoding YihY/virulence factor BrkB family protein, which codes for MSLKEALRRTWTKLNEDELMTRAAAITFYAIASLVPFLGLVVMLAAEVLPWISRDKQVDPTTLLEGIFPPEATKLLVGELESMRSRPSGGLISFGTFALLWLNSSLFVSVMDAVNRIMRVTERRPYWKQRLIALFMAVLEAILLILVLASTLLWPQILGFLRLEGASAYLLTLAHALTVFGLILISFAAAMYFAPDADQRWEWITPGSLLGSILLVSVSYLFRYYVQRWGDYSATYGSLAGVIVLMSWIWLCAVELLVAAEFNKVIEDASPYGKDYGERTESPSTRARAAGFIGAFFRRGPLKEKSNRMRSPMLDDPSADRSLEPDASATASADDADPDS
- a CDS encoding thioredoxin family protein produces the protein MPPHRSPLRLVRLGALLALAWTAPIPTSLGDDAPPDDGLAWRSDYGQALEEARTSDRLLWIQFTGPWCPNCLRMEQDSFPAPAVVARSRSDFVAVKLRADVQEDLALSFGLTGLPATVLVDPSRNVLGVHQGYLGPEDLDGLLGRAVASRAPRHNVEDLADAPRLAREFVGPPEPSQIQIAKVEKPSKIEEHVELSGYCPVSLVAEKRLVEGQAEYAVAHQGRVYKFANLVTFNLFRRDPDRYVPANNGRCPVEQLDQGKEAPGDPRFGALYKGRLYLCASKQDRLRFVGDPDRYATVGVEEQGNCPHCLAEAGVLVPGDPRYSLTMAGRSYWFPDDQHRNAFMSLAPSRTIRR
- the floA gene encoding flotillin-like protein FloA (flotillin-like protein involved in membrane lipid rafts), with translation MTAMILAQANPPAMPVTTLFWLGVVTLGVIALLGGIFITKYFNLWIQAFLTQANVSIVDLVGMSFRKVNPNIIVRSKIMAYQAGLTEKDGLTTRALESHYLAGGNVPNVVRALIAANRADIPLSYKQATAIDLAGRNVLEAVQTSVNPKVIPCPDPSQGRSTIDGVARNGIQLKVKAKVTVRTNLDRLVGGATDETIIARVGEGIVNAIGSAETHLQVLGKPDSISKRVLEKGLDAGTAYEILSIDIADIDVGDNIGANLQALQAEADTRVARAKAEERRAFAVAKEQEMQAAVQENRAKVVEAEAEVPLAIAEAFRQGHLGVGDYYNLRNVQADTEMRSAIAGTGSNVRQPVVSTP
- a CDS encoding NfeD family protein, which encodes MDDAFWPIVFLAMGLMLLVLELFIPSGGFIGLSAIVCLGLGLWNAFQSSRRLGMIFAAVDFVAVPTTAVLAFRLWSRSPLGRRFALVPPEPEEIDVSHTDRRIHDLVGTDGRSLTPLRPCGHVELRGRRYDGMAEAGLIAEGVRVRVVRVRSGQVVVRPIDVPAREEPTSRREEPTPPHVDLGAEA